The following proteins come from a genomic window of Deinococcus depolymerans:
- a CDS encoding PA2169 family four-helix-bundle protein has product MTMNNETVLDKLQYLLGTLRDGEKGFADAAEHATDPQLKTLFTERSAQRSKLAGEVEAHIARLGDKPREGGSVGAALHRTWLNVRDALTGRDDYQVVAEAERGEDVAVENYQDVLKETDLPADIRAFVEGQFAKVKASHDQIRDMKHGMQAS; this is encoded by the coding sequence ATGACCATGAACAACGAGACCGTTCTTGACAAACTCCAGTACCTGCTCGGCACCCTGCGCGACGGCGAGAAAGGTTTCGCCGACGCCGCCGAACACGCGACCGACCCGCAGCTCAAGACGCTGTTCACGGAACGCAGCGCCCAGCGCAGCAAGCTCGCGGGCGAGGTGGAAGCCCACATTGCCCGCCTGGGTGACAAGCCCCGCGAGGGCGGCAGCGTCGGCGCGGCCCTGCACCGCACGTGGCTGAACGTCCGTGACGCCCTGACCGGCCGTGATGACTACCAGGTGGTCGCCGAGGCCGAACGGGGGGAGGACGTCGCGGTCGAAAACTACCAGGACGTGCTCAAGGAAACGGACCTTCCGGCCGATATCCGCGCCTTCGTGGAGGGTCAGTTCGCTAAGGTGAAGGCCAGTCACGACCAGATCCGCGACATGAAACACGGCATGCAGGCCAGCTGA